From the genome of Symphalangus syndactylus isolate Jambi chromosome 7, NHGRI_mSymSyn1-v2.1_pri, whole genome shotgun sequence, one region includes:
- the COMMD5 gene encoding COMM domain-containing protein 5, protein MSAVGASAPYLHHPGDSHSGRVSFLGAQLPPEVAAMARLLGDLDRSTFRKLLKLVVSSLQGEDCREAVQRLGVSADLPEERLGALLAGMHTLLQQALRLPPTSLKPDTFRDQLQELCIPQDLVGDLASVVFGSQRPLLDSVAQQQGTWLPHVADFRWRVDVAISTSALARSLQPSVLMQLKLSDGSAYRFEVPTAKFQELRYSVALVLKEMADLEKRCERRLQD, encoded by the coding sequence ATGTCTGCTGTGGGGGCTTCAGCTCCATACCTGCATCATCCTGGTGATAGTCACAGTGGCCGAGTGAGTTTCTTGGGGGCCCAGCTTCCTCCAGAGGTGGCAGCAATGGCCCGGCTATTAGGGGACCTAGACAGGAGCACGTTCAGAAAGTTGCTGAAGCTTGTGGTCAGCAGCCTGCAGGGGGAGGACTGCCGAGAGGCTGTGCAGCGTCTTGGGGTCAGTGCCGACCTGCCGGAGGAGCGGCTGGGTGCCCTGCTGGCAGGCATGCACACGCTACTCCAGCAGGCCCTCCGTCTGCCCCCCACCAGCCTGAAGCCTGACACCTTCAGGGACCAGCTCCAGGAGCTCTGCATCCCCCAAGACCTGGTCGGGGACTTGGCCAGCGTGGTATTTGGGAGCCAGCGGCCCCTCCTTGATTCCGTGGCCCAGCAGCAGGGGACCTGGCTGCCACATGTTGCTGACTTTCGGTGGCGGGTGGATGTAGCCATCTCCACCAGTGCCCTGGCTCGCTCCCTGCAGCCGAGCGTCCTGATGCAGCTGAAGCTTTCAGATGGGTCAGCATACCGCTTCGAGGTCCCCACAGCCAAGTTCCAGGAGCTGCGGTACAGCGTGGCCCTGGTCCTAAAGGAGATGGCAGATCTGGAGAAGAGGTGTGAGCGCAGACTGCAGGACTGA